The Devosia sp. YIM 151766 genome includes a region encoding these proteins:
- a CDS encoding flagellar hook-basal body complex protein: MGIYGALSSAVSGLRAQAHSLENISGNIANSQTIGYKRMETSFIDLIPEAPLKSQVPGAVLAQSRATNNLQGDIQTNSNETYIALNTGGFFIVEPKVGSSDRDSVFSGSNYYTRRGDFEIDKDGLLVNGAGYYLKGLPIDPATGNVSGSVPEVIRLSNAFLPANATKVIDYKANIPQVPKTANYNVNIYNSELLDTARYVNGSTTAAVAGNAVLAGGAAALAPTGPLSDGTSMTINVKGLPVTFDFHDGGTYSGSNVGIDLSGGKTLDAVLAEMQAGLRNQGGGAAASATVALSGSGELEITLGDDYHARFSVSGTAGTALGLDDPATSSEPSLATIASISKNQEDDFIAQSIEGGAITTYAESGAPVHVVLRWAKIGSAASGGQDTWALFYNSDSAAVGGSPAWTNTGQTYTFGSNMQLLPPGVPSVDLDNLTVNGVLIGDVELRHEVNGVSQFSDVNGKASVSRLAQNGYGAGEFLSVAINDAGRVVASYSNGERIEMAQVVTAQFNGVNSLKRLDGGVYEATSESGEPILDLAGFGILGGALEASNTDISDEFTKLIITQQAYSAATRIVSTADEMMKEALNMVR; this comes from the coding sequence ATGGGTATCTATGGGGCGCTTTCCAGCGCGGTGTCCGGCCTGCGGGCACAGGCGCATTCGCTGGAGAATATTTCGGGCAATATCGCCAACTCGCAGACCATTGGCTACAAGCGCATGGAAACGAGTTTCATCGATCTCATTCCCGAGGCGCCTCTCAAGTCGCAGGTTCCGGGGGCGGTGCTCGCCCAGTCCCGCGCCACCAATAATCTGCAAGGCGATATCCAGACCAATTCGAACGAGACCTATATCGCGCTCAATACCGGCGGGTTTTTCATCGTCGAGCCCAAAGTGGGGTCGTCCGACCGGGACTCGGTATTCTCCGGTTCGAACTACTATACCCGCCGCGGCGACTTCGAGATCGACAAGGATGGCCTGCTGGTCAATGGCGCCGGCTATTACCTCAAGGGGCTGCCCATCGATCCGGCCACCGGCAACGTTTCCGGCTCCGTGCCGGAAGTCATCAGGCTGTCCAATGCGTTCCTGCCGGCGAACGCCACCAAGGTGATCGATTACAAGGCGAATATTCCGCAGGTTCCCAAGACGGCCAATTACAACGTCAATATCTATAATAGCGAGCTGCTGGATACCGCCCGCTATGTGAATGGCTCGACAACTGCCGCAGTTGCGGGGAATGCGGTTCTGGCGGGCGGGGCAGCGGCGCTGGCACCCACAGGGCCGCTGAGCGACGGCACCAGCATGACCATCAATGTCAAAGGCCTGCCGGTCACCTTCGATTTTCACGATGGCGGCACCTATAGCGGCTCGAATGTGGGCATCGATCTGAGCGGCGGCAAGACGCTCGATGCGGTGCTGGCGGAGATGCAGGCCGGATTGCGCAATCAGGGCGGCGGGGCGGCGGCATCCGCCACGGTGGCACTTTCGGGCTCCGGGGAGCTGGAGATCACGCTGGGGGACGATTATCACGCCAGGTTCAGTGTGTCCGGCACGGCCGGGACGGCGCTGGGTCTTGACGATCCCGCCACGTCGAGCGAGCCGAGTCTCGCGACGATCGCAAGCATTTCGAAGAACCAGGAGGATGATTTCATCGCCCAGTCGATCGAGGGCGGCGCCATCACGACCTATGCGGAAAGCGGCGCGCCGGTTCATGTCGTGCTGCGCTGGGCGAAGATCGGCAGCGCCGCATCGGGCGGGCAGGATACCTGGGCGCTGTTCTACAATTCCGACAGCGCGGCGGTGGGCGGCTCTCCCGCATGGACCAATACCGGGCAGACCTACACTTTCGGGAGCAATATGCAGCTGCTTCCCCCCGGTGTGCCGAGCGTCGATCTCGATAACCTGACGGTCAACGGCGTCCTGATCGGCGATGTGGAGCTCCGGCACGAAGTCAACGGCGTGTCGCAGTTTTCCGACGTCAATGGCAAGGCCAGCGTGTCCCGGCTGGCGCAGAATGGCTATGGCGCCGGCGAATTCCTCTCGGTGGCCATCAACGATGCCGGTCGGGTAGTCGCCAGCTATTCCAATGGCGAGCGCATCGAGATGGCGCAGGTGGTGACGGCCCAGTTCAACGGCGTCAATTCGCTGAAACGGCTGGATGGCGGCGTTTATGAGGCCACATCGGAATCGGGCGAGCCGATCCTGGACCTTGCGGGGTTCGGCATTCTCGGCGGGGCCCTCGAAGCCTCGAATACCGACATTTCCGACGAGTTCACCAAGCTGATCATTACCCAGCAGGCCTATTCGGCGGCCACCCGCATCGTCTCGACCGCCGACGAGATGATGAAGGAAGCCCTCAACATGGTTCGTTGA
- a CDS encoding ATPase, producing the protein MLFSSVDEFVKAPRRAITVFGMAGVGKTRLSNMLRANHWFHYSADYRIGTRYMGEFIVDNFKREAMKVPFLAQLLRTDSIYISSNITFDNLDPLSTYLGTPGDPARGGLPLPEYQRRQEQHRIAEIAALHDLPYFIDRAKVLYGYDDFIADTGGSLIEVIDHADPEDPVVKTLVEHTALLYIRGTDKDADELIKRFRKSPKPMYYRPPFLLEKWAEYKRIHNIQDDNEVDPAGFGAWGFEALLHDRLPRYQALADRFGYTVEASDLATARDGDEFVDLVAAAIEKRMR; encoded by the coding sequence ATGCTGTTTTCCAGCGTCGATGAATTCGTGAAAGCCCCGCGCCGTGCCATAACGGTGTTCGGCATGGCCGGCGTCGGCAAGACGCGGCTGTCCAACATGCTGCGCGCCAATCACTGGTTCCACTATTCCGCCGACTATCGCATCGGCACCCGCTATATGGGCGAATTCATCGTCGATAATTTCAAGCGCGAGGCGATGAAGGTGCCGTTTCTGGCGCAGCTTCTGCGTACGGACTCGATCTATATCTCGTCCAACATCACCTTCGACAATCTCGACCCGCTTTCGACCTATCTCGGCACGCCCGGCGATCCCGCTCGCGGCGGCCTGCCTTTGCCGGAATATCAGCGCCGGCAGGAACAGCACCGCATCGCCGAAATCGCCGCGCTGCACGATCTGCCCTATTTCATCGACAGGGCGAAGGTTCTTTATGGCTATGACGATTTCATCGCCGATACCGGCGGCTCGCTGATCGAAGTCATCGACCACGCTGACCCTGAAGACCCGGTGGTGAAGACGCTGGTCGAGCATACGGCGCTGCTTTACATTCGCGGCACCGACAAGGACGCGGACGAATTGATCAAGCGGTTCAGGAAATCGCCCAAGCCGATGTATTACCGCCCGCCTTTCCTTCTCGAAAAGTGGGCCGAATACAAGCGTATCCACAATATCCAGGACGACAACGAGGTCGATCCGGCCGGCTTCGGCGCCTGGGGCTTCGAAGCCTTGCTGCATGATCGCCTGCCCCGCTACCAGGCGCTGGCCGATCGCTTCGGCTATACCGTAGAGGCATCGGACCTGGCGACGGCGCGTGACGGTGACGAATTCGTCGATCTGGTCGCGGCGGCAATCGAGAAGCGAATGCGATAG
- the metA gene encoding homoserine O-succinyltransferase encodes MPIRIPDHLPARKTLEQEGVYVMDSSRAARQDIRPLEFGLLNLMPNKERTETQFARLIGATPLQINLSLVRVTEHQSKNTPEDYLKSFYQTWEEVKERKFDGFIVTGAPIANIPFEEVRYWPEMLEIMEWTRTNVHHTMFICWGAQAALHHFHGARRYRMDKKAFGVFRHRIVKPGSPWLRGMSDNPMIPVSRYNDIDRTSLGDDLDVLIDNAELGLCMLEHRQGRAVYFLNHLEYDNRSLTDEYERDISSGIETPLPENLFPNGDTSAEPENRWRSHAHLLFQNWINEIYQTTPYRLEEIGQ; translated from the coding sequence ATGCCTATTCGAATTCCCGACCACCTGCCCGCCAGAAAAACCCTCGAACAAGAGGGCGTCTATGTCATGGATTCCAGCCGCGCCGCGCGGCAGGACATCCGGCCACTGGAATTCGGCCTGCTCAACCTGATGCCGAACAAGGAGCGCACCGAGACCCAGTTCGCCCGGCTGATCGGCGCCACCCCCTTGCAGATCAATCTGAGCCTGGTCCGCGTCACCGAGCATCAATCCAAGAACACGCCCGAGGATTATCTCAAGAGCTTCTACCAGACCTGGGAAGAGGTGAAGGAGCGCAAGTTCGACGGCTTCATCGTCACCGGCGCGCCCATCGCCAATATCCCCTTCGAAGAGGTCCGCTACTGGCCCGAAATGCTGGAAATCATGGAATGGACGCGCACCAATGTGCACCATACCATGTTCATCTGCTGGGGCGCGCAGGCGGCCCTGCACCATTTCCACGGCGCGCGCCGCTACCGCATGGACAAGAAGGCTTTCGGCGTCTTCCGGCACAGAATAGTCAAGCCCGGCTCGCCCTGGCTGCGCGGCATGTCCGACAACCCGATGATCCCGGTATCGCGGTATAACGACATCGACCGCACCTCTTTGGGCGACGATCTCGACGTGCTGATCGACAATGCCGAACTGGGCCTGTGCATGCTGGAGCACCGCCAGGGTCGCGCTGTCTATTTCCTCAATCACCTGGAATACGACAATCGCTCGCTGACCGACGAATATGAGCGCGACATCAGCTCCGGCATCGAGACGCCGCTGCCGGAGAACCTGTTCCCGAATGGCGATACCAGCGCCGAACCGGAAAACCGCTGGCGCAGCCACGCACATCTGCTTTTCCAGAACTGGATCAACGAAATCTACCAGACGACGCCCTATCGGCTGGAGGAGATCGGGCAATAG
- a CDS encoding YcjX family protein, whose product MPQPPTTITDELGIALANLADSATGVFTPTLRLGVTGLSRAGKTIFITALVHNLLTQGRLPGFAPLADGRFIGARLAEYPDATIPRFAYEQHLAALTANPPAWPESTRRISQLRLVLKFQSAKWWAGMTGPAMLNLDIVDYPGEWLLDLPLLGLSFAEWSAEALERARQPGHADEAAEFLRELDGTDIGKPANDPDAERLAAAFTAYLRRSREHGALSTLPPGRFLLPGDLEGSPALTFAPLPPPPGATRHFSFYAMLENRYEAYKAQIVRPFFRDHFARLDRQVVLVDTLRALNAGPAAVSDLETALTAVLACFRQGEANPLLRPFSRRIDRILFAATKADHVHHTSHDRLESILNRLVANASKRARFAGAETRSIAMAGIRATSEGTIRENGETLPTLIGTPLKGEMLDGRTYDGRTEIALFPGDLPERPDSLFEDGNPVALNFLRFTPPQRLERNAAGDPVLPHIRLDRALDYLIGDWMA is encoded by the coding sequence TTGCCGCAGCCGCCGACCACCATCACCGACGAACTGGGCATCGCCCTCGCCAATCTGGCCGATAGCGCCACCGGCGTTTTCACGCCGACCCTGCGCCTTGGGGTCACCGGCCTGAGCCGCGCCGGCAAGACCATTTTCATCACCGCCCTGGTGCACAATCTGCTCACGCAAGGCCGCCTGCCCGGCTTCGCGCCGTTGGCCGATGGCCGCTTCATCGGCGCCAGGCTGGCCGAATATCCCGACGCCACCATTCCCCGTTTTGCCTATGAGCAGCATCTGGCGGCTCTCACCGCCAATCCCCCCGCCTGGCCGGAAAGCACAAGACGCATCTCGCAATTGCGGCTGGTGCTGAAATTCCAGTCGGCCAAATGGTGGGCCGGCATGACCGGACCGGCAATGCTCAATCTCGATATCGTCGACTATCCCGGCGAATGGCTGCTCGACCTGCCCCTGCTCGGCCTGTCTTTCGCCGAATGGAGCGCCGAGGCCCTGGAAAGAGCGCGCCAGCCCGGCCATGCCGACGAGGCCGCGGAATTCCTGCGCGAGCTCGACGGCACCGATATCGGCAAGCCGGCCAACGATCCCGATGCCGAACGTCTCGCCGCCGCCTTCACCGCCTATCTGCGCCGCAGTCGCGAACATGGCGCCCTCTCGACGCTGCCGCCCGGCCGGTTCCTGTTGCCCGGGGATTTGGAAGGCTCGCCCGCCCTCACCTTCGCGCCCCTGCCCCCACCGCCGGGCGCCACGCGCCATTTCAGCTTCTACGCCATGCTGGAAAACCGCTACGAGGCCTATAAGGCCCAAATTGTCCGCCCTTTCTTCCGCGATCATTTCGCCCGGCTCGACCGGCAGGTGGTGCTGGTCGACACCCTGCGCGCCCTCAATGCCGGCCCCGCCGCCGTCAGCGACCTGGAAACCGCACTCACCGCCGTGCTGGCCTGCTTCCGCCAGGGCGAGGCCAATCCCCTATTGCGCCCCTTCTCCCGGCGTATCGACCGCATTCTCTTTGCCGCCACCAAGGCCGATCATGTGCATCACACCAGCCATGACCGGCTCGAATCCATCCTCAACCGCCTCGTCGCCAATGCCTCGAAACGCGCCCGCTTTGCCGGCGCTGAAACGCGCTCCATCGCCATGGCCGGCATCCGCGCCACCAGCGAAGGCACGATCCGCGAAAATGGCGAAACGCTCCCCACCCTGATCGGCACCCCGCTCAAGGGCGAGATGCTGGATGGTCGGACCTATGACGGCAGAACGGAAATCGCCTTATTTCCCGGCGACTTGCCGGAGCGTCCGGATTCATTGTTCGAAGACGGCAATCCCGTCGCGCTCAACTTCCTCCGCTTCACGCCGCCCCAGCGGCTGGAACGCAATGCCGCCGGCGATCCGGTCCTGCCTCATATCCGGCTCGACCGGGCGCTGGATTATCTCATCGGAGACTGGATGGCATGA
- a CDS encoding TIGR01620 family protein: MKRPIARTISRQDDGAEPVRTPRAFTPDRAEIVEIAFEPEPEPELVAPRLRRTSWLAKLAWTSGGILVSAGLGLAADRLIRDLFASNEYLGWIGLGVLGAFLVAILALVLREMLALRRLRVLDGLKADAARATEANDRKLAGHVVGQLESIYAARPDLARARDVVAQNLPNLFDGHETIALAERNLMAPLDARAKALTAASARRVALVTAVSPRALIDIAFVIYESVRLAGAIAALYGARPGFFGFWRLAGSVLAHLAVTGGLVLTDGVVEQLVGQGLAAKLSARLGEGVVNGLMTVRVGIAAMRVVRPLPFETLPQPMVRDFIPELVKVTTEQGKGHQA, from the coding sequence ATGAAGCGCCCGATAGCCCGCACCATTTCTCGTCAGGATGACGGCGCCGAGCCGGTCCGCACGCCGCGCGCCTTCACCCCCGATCGCGCCGAAATCGTCGAAATCGCCTTCGAGCCCGAACCGGAGCCGGAACTGGTCGCGCCCCGGCTGCGCCGCACGTCCTGGCTGGCGAAACTCGCCTGGACCAGCGGCGGCATCCTCGTTTCCGCCGGGCTCGGCCTCGCCGCCGACCGGCTGATCCGCGATCTTTTTGCCAGCAACGAATATCTGGGCTGGATCGGGCTGGGTGTGCTCGGGGCCTTCCTGGTCGCGATTCTGGCGCTGGTCCTGCGCGAAATGCTGGCCCTGCGCCGCCTGCGGGTACTCGACGGGCTCAAGGCCGACGCCGCCCGGGCCACCGAAGCCAATGACCGCAAGCTGGCCGGCCATGTGGTCGGCCAGCTCGAAAGCATTTATGCGGCGCGGCCTGACCTGGCGCGGGCCCGCGATGTCGTGGCCCAGAACCTTCCCAATCTCTTCGATGGCCACGAAACCATCGCCCTGGCCGAACGCAACCTCATGGCGCCGCTCGACGCCCGCGCCAAGGCCCTGACAGCCGCCTCGGCCCGCCGCGTGGCCCTGGTCACTGCCGTGTCGCCGCGCGCGCTGATCGACATCGCCTTCGTCATCTACGAAAGCGTACGCCTCGCCGGCGCCATCGCCGCCCTTTACGGCGCCCGTCCCGGCTTTTTCGGCTTCTGGCGCCTCGCTGGCTCGGTGCTGGCGCATCTGGCCGTCACCGGCGGGCTCGTGCTGACTGATGGCGTGGTGGAACAGCTGGTCGGCCAGGGCCTTGCCGCCAAGCTCTCCGCCCGGCTGGGCGAAGGCGTGGTCAATGGCCTGATGACCGTCCGCGTCGGCATCGCTGCCATGCGCGTCGTCCGCCCCCTGCCCTTCGAAACCCTGCCGCAACCCATGGTGCGCGACTTCATCCCGGAACTGGTGAAGGTGACGACCGAGCAAGGGAAAGGGCATCAGGCCTGA
- a CDS encoding 2Fe-2S iron-sulfur cluster-binding protein, whose translation MKISVTDQAGDVHELEGLEGWRVMEVIRDWGLDIKAECGGALSCATCHVYVDPDWLDAVGAPNDEEEDMLDSVGDVRSNSRLSCQILCSDALDGLKVTLAQSAAKD comes from the coding sequence ATGAAGATCAGTGTGACCGATCAGGCCGGCGATGTGCACGAGCTCGAAGGGCTCGAAGGCTGGCGGGTGATGGAGGTGATCCGCGACTGGGGCCTCGACATCAAGGCCGAATGCGGCGGCGCGCTGAGCTGCGCCACCTGCCATGTCTATGTCGATCCGGACTGGCTCGACGCGGTCGGCGCGCCGAACGACGAGGAAGAGGACATGCTGGACAGCGTGGGCGACGTCAGATCGAACTCGCGATTGAGCTGCCAGATCCTGTGTTCGGACGCGCTGGACGGGCTGAAGGTCACGCTGGCGCAGAGCGCGGCGAAGGATTGA